In Streptomyces sclerotialus, the DNA window GCGCGGAACGCCCGGTGTCCGGGGCCGTCGCTGTCGAGCACGTTGGGGCCGAGCACCCGTGAACTGGCCTTGAGCGGATGGTCGGCGACCAGCTCGGGCCGGTTCATGGCCTCCTGGACCACGGCGTTCCCGGTCACCGCGACCACTCCGCTGGCCAGGAAGTGCACGTCCTGGCCGGCCGGGAGGTGCCGGTACCAGCCGGGGCGGGCGAGGAGCTCGGTGGACGGGGACGCGGTCACGGACATGTGGCGCTGCCTCCCGTGCCGATCCCCGCGATCCGCGAGAACAGGCGCATGGCGGCCAGCCACTCGGGGCCGGTGAGTCCGAGCTTGCCGGGCGGTACGTACCCGGCGCTCAGCGTTCCGCGCTCCCCGTCCGGGCCCGTCAGGCGCGCGGTGTACCGGAGTTCGCCCTCCGTGGCCGCGCCGGGACCGGAGCGGTGCGTGATGCCGTCGTACTCCACCGTGACGTGCTCGGCGAAGTTGCGCCGGATCAGTTCGTAGGCCAGGTGGACGCGGCGCTGCGGGTCGCCCTCGTCCGCGTAGCGTTCCAGGAGCGCGTCGGCGGCCTGCAGGACCCGCTCGGTGCGGCGTTTCCCCTGGACGTAGTCGAGGGCGAGCGCCACCTGCTCAGAGCTCGTAGCCATGTGCCCGCGACACCTCCTTCTTGTCGATCTTGGTGTTGTCCAGGAGCGGGAACTCCTCGACGAAGTGGACGCGGCTGGGGACCATGTAGGCGGGCAGCCGTTCACGGAGCCGGTCGGTCACGGTCTGCGGCGTGAGCGCCTCCCCCGCCGGCGCCGTCGTCGCGAAGAGGACCAGGCGCCGCGTGCCGGTGCGGTCCCGCACGGGCACGGCGACCGACTGCCCGCAGCCGGCCGCGCGGGCCGCCGCCTCGACCTCACCGGGCTCGATGCGGTGGCCGGCCAGCTTGAACTGGCCGTCCTTGCGCCCGGAGAAGTGCAGCGTGCCCGTCTCGTCCAGCCACCCGTGGTCGCCGGTGAGGTAGACCCGGCGCCGCTCCCCCGCGATGTCGAGGTCGCGGAACGACTCGGCCGTGCGCTCGGGGGAGTTGAGGTAGCCGAGCGCGAGCCCGGACCCCGTGAGGGCGATCTCGCCCTCCTCCCCGTACGGCACGGGGACCCCGTCGCGCAGCACCATCAGGCCGGAGCCGGGCACCGGCCTGCCGACGGGGATGCCGCCCTCGGCGGTGAGGTCCTTCTCGGTGACCCGGTGGGTGCTGACGTACGCGCAGCTCTCCACCGGACCGTAGATGTTGTGGATCTCGATGCCGGGTTCGGCCGCCATCAGCTTGCCGCAGCTGTCCGGCGAGAGGCGCTCGCCGCCCAGCATGAGGACCTCCAGGCCGGACAGCGAGCCCGGGTCGAGGTCCACGAGCGCGTCGAACAGCGCGGGGGTGAGGAAGAGGTGGGTCGCGCCGCCGTCCTCGATGTAGCTGCGGACGGCCGCCGGCAGCAGCAGGTCGTCGTCGTGGACCAGGAGCGTGCCGCCCCGGATCAGCATCGACCAGACCTCCAGCGTGTACACGTCCCAGGCCACCGCGGCGGCGTTGACCAGGACGGGCGCCGGGCCCCACGGCAGGTCGGAATCGGTGGTGAACAGGCGGGTGGTGGCCCGGTGCGGGGAGAGCACGCCCTTGGGCGCTCCGGTGCTGCCCGAGGTCCAGAAGACGGTGGCGGCGTCCTGCGGGGGGACCCGGGGGAGGTCCGGGGCCGGGCCGTCCTGCCGCGCCGCGCGCAGTTCGGCGAACGTACGGCTCTCCGCCGGCAGGCCGGCCGACCGCTGCGCGCCCTCGTCGTCGGTGAGGACGAGGTCCGCGCCCATGGCCTCGACCAGGGCGGCCGTCCGGGCCTGCGGCCAGCGCACGTCGAGCATGGCGTACGCGGCACCGGTCAGCAGCACGCCGATCAGGTGGGCCGGCAGCCGGGCGCTGCGCCGGGCGAGGACCGGCACGATCCTGCCGGGCCCCACTCCGCGGCGCGACAGCTCGGCCGCGACGTGGCGCGCCTCGCGGACCAGTTCCGCGTAGGTCAGCGCTTCCGTCCGGTCGCGCACCGCGATCCGGTCCGGGTACCGCCCGGCGGTGCGGATCACCTCCTCGTGGATCGTACGGTCGGGCACGGCCGGGCCGTGGGCGATGGAGTTCATCTGCGGTTCCTCCTGGACCTCCGGTCCGCCGGTCAGTCGAACCGCATGGACGACGGCACGATCGACCCGGGGACCAGGTCCAGCCGTGCGGGGGCGGAGAACTCCAGGAGGACCGCGCCGCCCTCGCCGACCCGGGTGGCCGTGTGGCGCTTGCGGGCCGGGATGAAGGCGACGTCACCGGCGTTGAGCTCGTACTCGACGCCCTCGACCTCGAAGACCAGGGTGCCCTCGGTGACCACGACCCACTGCTCGTTGTCGTGCCAGTGCGGCTGCATGTTCAGCTCGCCCGACTCGGGGGCGATCACCTGGAGGCAGGACATCTCCTGTCCGAAGGCCAGCCGGCGCTCCAGCGCGATTCCCTCACCGGGAAGAACCTCGCTCTTCTCCCACTCGATCTTCAACTCGAAGTCACCGTCTTTCGTCTCGTGAATTTCTGTCCGGCTCGGACATGGAACAGGCTGTGGTGAATTCGGCGGACCGGCAATGGGACCTAAGTACGGGTGTTCCGCGCGGCCGTGCGGACCTGATGGAGAACCGGGACACCTGACAGACCGCCGGGTCGCCGCTGGCGCCCGGGCCGTGCACCCGGCACGATCCCGCCCGGGTCGCACCGCGGCGGTACGCACCGCTCCGACCGGCCCTGACTCCCCGCCACTACGCCCGCACGTACCGGAGAGACAGATGATCGTCCGCCTTGCGGAGGCCCCCCGGGACCCGGGGACCGACAGCCTCCCGAACCTCCCCGATCCGTACCGCTGGAGTACGGCGGTCGACCGTGTCGACTCCCTGTCGGCGCGCGAGAGGACCATTCTCGTACTGCTCGGAAACGGTGATTCGAATCGCTCGATCTCGCGTCGCCTCGACATTTCCGAGCGCACGGTGAAATCACATATGAGCCAGATACTCGCGAAACTCGGAGTGGAATCCCGGCTGCAGGCGGGACTGGTCGCGTGCGCCTGGGCGCAGACCTGTCCGGCGGCCCGTCACCCGGAGAGGAGGCCGGCCGGTGTCCGCGCCGCCTGAGCACCGCGCCGGCGCCCCGGCCCCGCTGCGCATCGGACCGTCCGACCCCGCCGTACGCGTCCTCGCCCTGCACCACGCGGGCGGATCGGCCGCGGCGTTCCTGCCGCTGCTGCCCCACCTGCCCGCCGAGTGCGAGCTCGTCCTGCTCGAACTGCCCAACCGCGCGGCCAGGCCGGGACTGTCACCCGACGACTTCGAGGACGCCCTGCGCGGCCTGGCGGCTCAGGCCCATCCGCTGGTGGACCGGCCGACCGTGGTGCTCGGCCACAGTCTGGGCGCGCTGTTCGCGCACTCCGTCACGGCCTCGCTGCCCGCACACCGGCAGCGGCTCGTGCACGCCCTGATCCTCTCCGCCTCCCCGTTCGCCCCGCAGGACGGCATCCCGCCGCACCGGCGCCCCCCGGCCCCCTTCGCGCACCGCACCGAGGCACAGCTCACCGAGGACCTGCGGCTCTTCGGCGGCTCCCCGGACGCGCTCTTCGCCGACCCGGCCCGGCTCGCCGACGCCGTACGGCTGCTCGGGCTCGACATGCACCTCACCGACACCTATCCCGGCGGGCCCGCCGTCCCCGTACCGCACCACCTCTGGCACGGCCTGGAGGACCCCACCCACGTACCCGGCGTACTGAGCCGCAGCGCCGACTCCGCCGCCTCCGTGGGCGCCGGCGCCGAGGTCCGTGCCTTCCCCGGCGGGCACTTCTTCCTCTTCTCGGGTCAGGAACCCGCGGCCGAGCTCGGCCGCATCGCCGCCGCGGCGGCCCGCGCCACGCGCTGACCCGACCGTCCCCTCAACCGCCGGAAGCTGGAGAAACCCGCTGTGAACCGCCTGGCCGACACCTTCCCCGCGCCGCCCGAACACTCCCTCCTCCGTACTCCCGCCGGGCCGCCCGCCTGCGGCCAGCCCTGGTGGAACCCGCAGGCCGGCTCCGCGCTGCCGGTGCACCGCTACATCGGCGACACTCCGCCACCGCCCGAGCCGGAGCACCGCGACTGGCCGTCCCGCACCGTGGAGCGCGCTCCGCTGTGGTGCCCGGTCGATCTGCGCGACGGCAACCAGTCCCTGCCCGAGCCGATGGACCTGCACCGCAAGCGCACCATGTTCGACCTCCTGGTCCGGATGGGCTTCAAGGAGATCGAGGTCGGCTATCCCTCGGCGAGCGCGGTGGAGTTCGACTTCGTACGCGACCTGATCACGCAGCGGCGCGTACCGGACGACGTGACGATCTCCGTCTTCACGCCCGCCAAGCCCGAGCTGATCGACCGCACCTTCGAGGCGATCGAGGGCGCGTCGCGGGTGATGGTGAACCTCTGCCACGCCACCGCCTGCCGGTGGCGGGAGACCGTCTTCGGGATGACGGCGGACGAGGTGGAGCGTCTCGCCCTCGACTCGGCCGCGCACATCGCCCGCCGGGCCGCCGGCCTGACCGGGTCCCGGGTGCGGTTCGAGTACACCCTGGAGACCTTCAACGTGACCGAGCCGGACTTCGCGCTGCGGCTCGCCCTAGGCGTGGCCGGGGTCTGGCAGGCGAGCCCCGGACTCCCGGTCACCCTGAACCTCCCCACCACCG includes these proteins:
- a CDS encoding helix-turn-helix domain-containing protein, with amino-acid sequence MIVRLAEAPRDPGTDSLPNLPDPYRWSTAVDRVDSLSARERTILVLLGNGDSNRSISRRLDISERTVKSHMSQILAKLGVESRLQAGLVACAWAQTCPAARHPERRPAGVRAA
- a CDS encoding amino acid adenylation domain-containing protein, translating into MNSIAHGPAVPDRTIHEEVIRTAGRYPDRIAVRDRTEALTYAELVREARHVAAELSRRGVGPGRIVPVLARRSARLPAHLIGVLLTGAAYAMLDVRWPQARTAALVEAMGADLVLTDDEGAQRSAGLPAESRTFAELRAARQDGPAPDLPRVPPQDAATVFWTSGSTGAPKGVLSPHRATTRLFTTDSDLPWGPAPVLVNAAAVAWDVYTLEVWSMLIRGGTLLVHDDDLLLPAAVRSYIEDGGATHLFLTPALFDALVDLDPGSLSGLEVLMLGGERLSPDSCGKLMAAEPGIEIHNIYGPVESCAYVSTHRVTEKDLTAEGGIPVGRPVPGSGLMVLRDGVPVPYGEEGEIALTGSGLALGYLNSPERTAESFRDLDIAGERRRVYLTGDHGWLDETGTLHFSGRKDGQFKLAGHRIEPGEVEAAARAAGCGQSVAVPVRDRTGTRRLVLFATTAPAGEALTPQTVTDRLRERLPAYMVPSRVHFVEEFPLLDNTKIDKKEVSRAHGYEL
- a CDS encoding cupin domain-containing protein, which translates into the protein MKIEWEKSEVLPGEGIALERRLAFGQEMSCLQVIAPESGELNMQPHWHDNEQWVVVTEGTLVFEVEGVEYELNAGDVAFIPARKRHTATRVGEGGAVLLEFSAPARLDLVPGSIVPSSMRFD
- a CDS encoding thioesterase II family protein, whose protein sequence is MSAPPEHRAGAPAPLRIGPSDPAVRVLALHHAGGSAAAFLPLLPHLPAECELVLLELPNRAARPGLSPDDFEDALRGLAAQAHPLVDRPTVVLGHSLGALFAHSVTASLPAHRQRLVHALILSASPFAPQDGIPPHRRPPAPFAHRTEAQLTEDLRLFGGSPDALFADPARLADAVRLLGLDMHLTDTYPGGPAVPVPHHLWHGLEDPTHVPGVLSRSADSAASVGAGAEVRAFPGGHFFLFSGQEPAAELGRIAAAAARATR